Below is a genomic region from Fusarium oxysporum Fo47 chromosome VIII, complete sequence.
CGATCTGGATGCCAGCAAGGCAGCTCTTGTGGAGAAAGATCGTATCATCAAGATGCGCGATTCACTACTCGAGTCGCATGCCCTTGAGAGTCGCAAACTTGCCGAGTTACTCGACAAGGAGCGCATTGCCCACCGCAATACCAAATCGCAGTACGACACGTTCCAGAAGTCTCATCAGCACCTTACCCGTACTGCAAGCAGTCAAGATGTTCGCATCGCTGAGCTCGAGACAAACAAGAGTCAGGATCGCAGGAGGATCGCACAACTTGAACAGTCGATGCGTGATCAGCTACAGGAGCGTAATGAACTTCTCCTCCAGCTTTGGCACAAGCTCAGTAAATTATGCGGAAGGGAATGGGTCCACGGCAACTCTCTCATCGACCGCCAAGTCCTCCCCTCAATCGAAGTCATCGCCAACCGCCTCCCCAGCTTCACCAAGAACCTCATGGCCGCCGTCAAAGCCATCGAGAACATGATCGGCTCCTTCGAAGTGCGCATCAAATCCGTCGAGCGCGATCTCCACAGGGAGTATCAAACCCTCGAGTCCAACCTCGAGGTGCGCACCAAGAAACTGGACCGTCTTGAAACCATGGTTAGAAACTCGGTCGCTTCAGGATCCCTCAGCCACGACGCAAGGTACTCCCGCCTCGAAGAAGCATATCGCCAACTCAAAGTCGAAAACGCCACTCTCCGCACCGCAAACGACGTGCGCGCGCGAGCCTCATACTCCAGCACCGAGTTAGTTCCTCACTCCCCATCACCCTCCATCCCGCGCGGTCCCAACGACCAACGCACAAGCCGTTCCAAATCCCGCTCAACCGTTACGCGCGCACACACCACCACCGCACTACCCGGCTCTTCAGCGGGTGGCTTAGGGCTCCGCGACATGGCTGCGCTGAGCGAAGAGAACAACAGCGCTGCGAACGATAACAGGTGGTTGTTTAGACTGCGGGACATGGAGTATAAACTCAAGATGGAGCGGGAGGGGAGGAACCAGGATAGACATGCTGCGAGGCAGAGGCTGGGGgggttggagatggagaataGGGATTTGAaggagaggatgaagagggctCTGGGGGACCTGGATTAAAAAAAAGCGTGGTGTTTGAGAGGAATGATCGTAGGGAAGGGTGGTTAATTATTAGCATAGATGGGAGCTAGGTGTTGATTGTGTATAACTGGACTGCACGGCTTGTATAACTTAAGTACAGGTATTCTTTTGTGTTGGTTTTGGGGAATATATTTGGGTATTATGATCattgatgttggtgatgctgaaCTCGGGTGATAGTGATTTTTGGTTGTGAGGcgtgttggtggtgatgagagTGGAGTTTTAGCGCTGTGAGTTCCTGGAGGCACTGTAAGCGAAGAGTGACGTGCTGTCCAgatcttgaggttggagacCGCGCGGTGTAAGTGATGGCAAATGCTTGTTTGTGTAAACTTAAGGCCTTTCGGGAGAGCTTTCTGCTCGCCTTTTAAGATTGTTTACTCAGGCCTCTGAACTGCGGTCTTCTCACTGTAGCTGGTAACTTTCATGCTTTGCTTGCTGAAGACAGTTCAATGTCGTGATCAAGAGAACCTTCTGAAGTTAACCCCACATTGAGCAAGGTTCTTATTCCCCGAAGCTGGGGAAGATTTCTTGCTTTTCCAGTTCGAAGTGCGGAATGTCCAAATGGAGTAAGACCGCGTTCTCCTCAATTCGATATAAGATCCAACACCATTATCTCCTTTCCGCTCACACTGCAATCCTGTATCttatcatcatcttctcgtcACTCTCATCGTTTTTTCCACATTCTTTCTATCCAATTTCCTGTCATTTTGCTCATTAAACCGCCGTCAAAATGCTCCGCGCATCTCTAGCCAAGCCCTCCCCCCCTGTCCTCCGCCGCTGCATGACATCGCTAGCCTCCAAAAAAGAAGGCGACATCTCGGATGCATTCACTTCACTGTCCGGGGCCCAACGCGAGCCTTTACCCGATCGATATCGTCAGCTCAAGCTTAATCTCCTCCAAGGCCGTCAAGATAAGATTGTTCAATCGTGGAAAAAACTCCTTCGTGAGTTGAAGCGGGAGAATGAGATTGTTGCCAAGAAGGGACCAGGTGTTATTCCACAGATTGActtcaaggatcttgagaagagTAGTGATGGGCTGAGGgaggaggtcaagaagagagGCGTTGTTGTTGTGAGGGGTGTTATTCCGGAGGGTGAGGCGAGGGCGTATAAGGCTGAGGTGGAGGAGTATGTTGCTAAGAACCCATCTACACGAGGTATCTACCCCTACACTCCCCTCGCCAATTGACTTACACTAACGATATCAGCATTTCCACCTCACGATCCTCAAGTCTACGAACTCTACTGGTCGCCACCCCAACTAAAAGCCCGCTCACACCCAAACTTCCTCACCGTTCAACACAATCTCATGTCCCTCTGGCACACCACCACTCCCACATCCATCTCCCTCTCCCAACCCTTCAGCTACGCCGACCGCCTACGTATCCGCCAACCCGGCGACGCCAGCTTCGCTCTCGGCCCACACATCGACGGCGGAAGCGTAGAGCGCTGGGAACCAGAAGGCTACGGTGCAGGACACGTCTACGACGCCATCCTCCAAGGAAACTGGGATTCCTACGATCCCTGGGATGCCAGCGGACGTGTCGACGCTGTGAACAATCGCTACGATGGACTGGGTGCTTGTTCGATGTTTAGAATGTGGCAGGGGTGGATGAGCATGAGCCATACTAAGCCTGGAGAGGGAACGTTGCTGGTTAATCCGCTGGTGAAGCTATCGATGGCGTATGTGCTGCTGAGGCCGTTTTTTAAGGCAAAGAGTGAGAGGTTGGGGCAGGGGTATTTGGACGAGGGGAACTGGGAGTTGATGAGGGATGTTGATAGTGAGTTGCAGGGTGCGACGCCGGGGACGGGACAGGAGTTGACGGGGGAGTTACATCCGCATTTGGAGCTTGAGAGGACGATGGTTCACGTTCCTGAGATACAACCTGGAGATTTCGTAGCATGGCACTGCGACAGTAAGTCCCTTCACCCGTCCCCAAATTACCATCGGTACTAACATTACTTAGCAATCCACTCCGTCGACAAAGTCCACGCCGGCACATCAGACTCTTCCGTCCTGTACATCCCCATCTGTCCAATCACAGCCCAAAACGCAGAGTACATGGTCCGACAGCGCGACGCTTTCCTCCGTGGGACGCCGGGACCGGATTTCCCTGGCGGTGCGGGGGAGTCCGGACATGTGGGGCGGGGCACGGAGAAGATGCTGGACGGAGCGGCTCGTCGGGCGATGGGCCTGAGCGCGCTGAGGACGGAGGGGGAGAATGATGTTGTTGCGGAGGCGAATCGGATCCTTGGGTTTTAATTGATGGCCTGACTGTTTTCATGGAGCGATTGTTATTCCTTCTCGTCGTCCGTCACGGTCATTTCTTGTTACCGGGTATTTTCTGCTGTCATATTTGCCGGCCATTTCTTTGGTTCCCCGTGTCTCATTTGGATCAGGTAGTTTGTAATCAGAGCTGGTTTGTAAGCCGATGTTTCATGAATCGTGCGATATTCGACCGTTCAGAACACTTGTTCAACGCACGTCCAACGAAAGGCCTGTATCCCAATCCCGCACGGATGTCGGACACCGATGATCCGGAGACACTTAGCGTTACTGCCAGTCTCCGCAATGGTCTCAAAAGGCCCTCAATGGTTCTCAATGGATCCATTACTAATCGAGGAAGCATCTAGAGTCTTCAGCCGGTCGATCTGAGGGGAACTGGAAAGGTCCATTAGTAAAGCAAGCGGTGAAGACAGTGGAGAAGGGTTGAGGTCTCATGAAACGGGGAGACCAAGAGATATATATACCCCGTGGACATCGCCTCTCGGATTGTTCGGACAGACCAGCTTCATCACGCAATAACTACTATACCCAATTCACACTACCTCCTCTCAAATTAAGTTTCACTCTCAAAGTCACTCACTGCCCATCATGAGCTACACACTCTACGACGCCGCCATCCTCCACACCAAGGAAGCCCTCAACTCCCTATCCTCCATCCTCAAAAAGGCCGAATCCCACGCCAACTCTGCCTCATTCCCCACCGCCAAACTGGCCCCTGACATGCTGGACCTCAGCTTCCAGGTCTACTTCACCACCGACACAGCGCAAAAGATCGTCGCGCGCACAACCGGCACAGAGCCCCTCACCCTCTCTCGCGACGAGTGCACCACATTCCCTCAATTCCACGCTCGCATTGCCCAGGTccttgaagttgttgagaaggctgacCGAGAGCTTGTCGAGAAGCGTGGTGCTGAGGTTGTCACTATTGGCCTTGGCCCCGGAAAGAGTGCGGATATGAAGGTTCGGGATTATGTGCAGGGATATGGAATTCCTAATGTCTTCTTCCATTTGACTACGGCGTATGCGATTTTGAGAAAGGAGGGCGTTGAGTTGGGGAAGCAGGATTATATCGGTGCTTTCATGAACCAGTACTTCTAATCCTGGACAGTAATTCAGCTGTTGGATTGGGATCAATAAAAGTGATTTGACGTTCATTGAGGCTGCATGAGAGTGACAGTGATGAGGTGTTCTATAAGTGACCAAGATCCAACACTTACCTAACTTTAGGATAAGTCTGTGCTAAACTTAGGATAGTTTTGACAAGTTATTCTAAGCTCTTAAATGATCTCAAGCTTTTGAGCATTGATGAGTGCTTGATTGGCTCATGTCAAGTTCAGGGTAGCTGTAGCTGAAACTGTAGTCAAGCTGTCACACAAGATCCATTTGTCATCCTTGTCCGCCCCTCCATTTCCCGTGCCACTAACGCCGCcacttcatctccatcttgaaTTCAGCATCTTCAATTTACCGTCTTCTTCACCAAAATGGCTGCACACTGGTGGCTCCTCCGCGCAATCCAATCCTTCGAAGTCCGTCTTCCCTCTCCCCCAATAAGTGCCCTTACTAACAAATCCCAGGATCACATCGTCGCATCCGTACGCCTCCATCCTCAATCCCCATCCCAATCTAACATATCTCAGATCCTCCGCCAACCGGGTTTCCACCGCGCAGTAACACGCATCCACAAGACCATCCACGAGAAGCAACACGGACGAAATCCGCACGAGCCTTTGGCACCGGGCGAGGCGACGGCGGATCCGAATACATCTGGTAAAAATTCACAGTTTGCGAAGCATTTTctggat
It encodes:
- a CDS encoding uncharacterized protein (of unknown function-domain containing protein); the encoded protein is MLRASLAKPSPPVLRRCMTSLASKKEGDISDAFTSLSGAQREPLPDRYRQLKLNLLQGRQDKIVQSWKKLLRELKRENEIVAKKGPGVIPQIDFKDLEKSSDGLREEVKKRGVVVVRGVIPEGEARAYKAEVEEYVAKNPSTRAFPPHDPQVYELYWSPPQLKARSHPNFLTVQHNLMSLWHTTTPTSISLSQPFSYADRLRIRQPGDASFALGPHIDGGSVERWEPEGYGAGHVYDAILQGNWDSYDPWDASGRVDAVNNRYDGLGACSMFRMWQGWMSMSHTKPGEGTLLVNPLVKLSMAYVLLRPFFKAKSERLGQGYLDEGNWELMRDVDSELQGATPGTGQELTGELHPHLELERTMVHVPEIQPGDFVAWHCDTIHSVDKVHAGTSDSSVLYIPICPITAQNAEYMVRQRDAFLRGTPGPDFPGGAGESGHVGRGTEKMLDGAARRAMGLSALRTEGENDVVAEANRILGF